CTGCAATGCTAAAGGCACATAAAAGAGCGGTTTtagtagcttttagttttctgaaaagaaaactactgtgccggctttgtctgtccgtccgcacttttttctgtccgcactttttctctccgccctgagatcttaaaaactaccgaggctagagggctgcaaagtagtatgttgatcatccaccctccagtcatcaaacataccaaattgcagccctctagcctctgtagtttttgtttgatttaaggttaaagttagccatcatcgtgcttctggaaacgatataggattggccatcatcgggccgtggttaaagtttcattggctgcggttcatacagcattacaccgagaccaccgaaagatagatctgttttcgatagccttgattatgcgctgtagcggctgcgcagaaaactcgattgcgccgaagaaactccggcgcattttttacttgtttgggtTGCAAGCATTTCGTTTATTGCCTGAGCAGGTATACCAAGAAATGATAATAAGTAATTGCAAAGCTTAGCAAAATTGTTTCTGttgctttattttataatattaaatattaattttattacactCGTACATAGGTAAGATGGTCTACTATAGTCATTTTAAAAGGGGTTAATTTGTGAACGAAAAATTGATTTGTAATAAGTGGAAATTAGGACGCATCTAGAAATTAACTGTAGTTTTAAAACAGGGTGTTTGTAAGTCAAAATGACATCTCTCAGTTTAGAAATAATAagaggatattatatatacatgatatatatgtatatatatatatatatatatatatatatatatatatatatatatatatatatatatatatatataaatttctgactcacatcaggatcaaggTCTTTCAAACGAAAGAccagcggtctggtctttcatttgaaagacaagggttcgatcctgatgcgagtcagaaatttattttgttccacacgtgatttgtgttgattattttatataatatatatatatatatatatatatatatatatatatatatatatatatatatatatatagatagatagatagatagatagatagatagatagatagatagatagatatattccataaaaatcagcgagaaaaaaaatccccaccccctttcccagGGGCGCAGCAAAGTCCAAAATTGTTCGGTTCTCATCTCAAGGACTGCAACAGCAGATGACGGAAGGTACACATCAAAagttctctcactcactctccaCTCACGACGGTCAAGTGgaagtggaagggggaggggagagggagggtgaTTTTTCGTCCTTCgtgaaggggaaggggtgagGTTTAGGGTAGGGGGATAAGGCGGGGGTGGAAATTGTGATTTGAAGACACCCTTTGGAGATCGCCTTTCGATGGATCaagagagagatattagtgtTGACTCCGTCAAGATGtagggagtattttttttttttggggggttaggggagcgagaggggaagggggtgtggTTGAGGTAGGGGGCGACTggttgtgtttgtgagtgtgtgtatggtTTTTATTGCAAGTGGATAGaatacatttattatatgtatatataagagatacCGATTAGACAGTGATTTAGCATATAATATTTCAACAAataccccccttctctctctctctctctctctctctctctctctctctctctctctctctctctctctctctctctctctctctctctctcagaggaaaggGCACCACGTAAAGAGTGGTTTTTCTTGCGCcataaactgaaaggaaaagaaaatgtatgaaatatttttaagttcGCGTTTTCCaacttcatatttttgtaattctttttatttctaagattttTATTGTGCTTTTTTTGTATCTGCCCcaaaaatacatagatatatttagaACATCCTTGTAacattattaagattaataactAACATTTAAGTCGCagatgtatactctctctctctctctctctctctctctctctctccctttgtggtgtatttgaaaaatactatttttctgtattctctttctctctcgtgttGTAATTCTAAAATGCTTCtttgtacgctctctctctctctctctctctctctctctctctctctctctctctctcttctctctctctgaaagtaattatatttacttttaatgtcactgctctgtatattatatactgtatacaagtaTGGATTCAAACAGAGATGcgcatattttttcttataaaaagttttcctttacttaaaggtaataatttattcatcaaaTTACAGCCGAGTATATTTAGGAAATTGTATATTactggaacaaataaaaatggtattaaaaaatacataaactgtTTGTAACTTGCTTGTACCGTCAGAAACATTTCACTGCTTTGGCAGTTGCATTTCTGCTTTCGGGTTCACAGTTGACTGCAGTCTCCCCTACCCACCACAAAGCTCCCCCTCCCAAATCCCCCTACCCCCTTTTCTCCCACCCCCTCCTGCTTGTACTCTATATCATAtcacttaccaaaaaaaaatataaaaaagaaaaaagaaaaaaagagaaatatcgtGGTTCGGAGAACTATACTGGTtggaggaaaaaagttttttttttttgttggtgtgtGTTGAAAAGCTCTGCCCAATCATCAGTGTGGAATATAATCGTGATACGGTTGAGAGATTCGAGCGTAAACACGTTTTACGGATTCCAAcctaaatagttttttattaagGATTcgaacctaaaatttttatttttaggatttgaACCTTGAAACGTTTTTTTTAGGGATTCGAACTTTAACTCGTTTTTAATAGATCGAATCTAAAAATGTCTTTAAGGATTCGAACCTAAACACTTTTTTTAGGGAttcgaaacaaaaaaattttagggaTTCGAACCTTAAAACGTTTTTTTAGGCATTAGTATCTTAACACTATTTTAAGGGATCGAACTTAAAAACGTGTTTAGGGATTCGAATCtaaacacatacagtatgtttAGGGATCCGAACCTAAACACGTTTTTAGGGGTCGAACCTTAACACCTTTTTAATGGATCGAACCTAAAAACGTTTTTAGGGATTCGAACCTAAACACATATGTTTAGGAATTCGAACCTAAACACGTTTTTAGGGGGGTCGAACCATATCAAATTTTTAAGGGATCGAACCTAAAAACGTGTTTTAGGGATTCGAACCTAAACACATATTTTTAGAAATTCGAACCTAAACACGTTTAGAGGTCAAACCTGAACATGTTTGTTTTAGGGAATCGAACTTAAACACGTGTTTTAGGGAATCGAACCTAAATACGTTTTTAGGGGTTCGAACCTAAACAACTTTGTAAAGGGATTCAAACCTAAACCACTTTTTTAACGGATTCGAACctaaagactattttttttaggGATCCGAacccaaaaacttttttttagggATTCGAAACTAAAGACGTGTTTTGAGCACGTTTAATTTATCAGAGGTTGTggtagatatgtgtgtatgtgacatTGCTCATTttggattttatcattttttctatattattattgttctctATTATTACTGGTATATTACTACTATTCCGACCGATTAGGATGTTGTTAGTGCTGCTTTTATTAgtctttttattgtgatttttaaatagAAGTATTTTTATCATCTGTTTAATTATCGAATTACGAAACTTTTTGGGGATAAATGTGAAGCTTGAAAAAGGATATtaagattatcatcatcatcctcagtaatgatactactactactagtaatagTAAATAGTACAGTAGTAGTTTTGCTGTTTATTGTTGTggttataatattttcataaattatttctgtgcgaaaatttaaaagaataagtgataatagtagtaatattagtagtagttaTTATGATAGtgtctatcatcatcatcatcattatcatcagtagAAATAGAAGTAATAATGGTCGAAgttattgtttgttattgttgttataatttcttcatgaatgatttttgtgtaactttaaaaaaaacatattaagactatcatcatcatcatcatcatcatcattctcgcCATCAGCAGCAGCACcatcagcagcagtagtagtaataatattagtagtaacagtagtaattattgttgtttattttatcatgaacgatttctttaaaaggatatttagacaaatatcatcatcatcgtcatcatcagtagtaatagtaatagtagtagcggtaataataatactagtattaatagtagtagttattgttgtttatttttaatgaatgactGCAATACGTGCAACAAGTCTCGCAGGGTATCAAGTGCTGGGAAGGAGTTTTGCAAGCAGGCTCTTGAAAGGTCAAGCAAGGGCATTTACCCTCATGCCCAGCATGTATCCTTCTTCTTTCATTAAAATGGacgttggatctctctctctctctctctctctcaagacagtgATTCTTGTAAACTCGTTCATGAGTTAGTGTTTTGTGCTGCTAAAGTATAAATGGAATATGGATTtgaacaagtttctctctctctctctctctctctgggttgggCATTTGGTAAGATTTCAGCCAACCTAGCACCCGTCAAAGCTTCCTAATTTGCATTTGTCATCTTTCGATAACTCAATTTACGATTCAGCAAATTTACCTGAGCTATGCAGTATGTCAGCTATGAActtcaaaaaaaaagggggaaaaaagccTTTTTTGAGACTGCCTGAGCCCTTGCAGTTGTCAGaagtgaacttaaaaaaaaaaaagaaaaaaggcactTTTTTGGGTTCTAACTGAACCTTGCAGTATGTCAGaagcgaatttaaaaaaaaaggagaaatagagTCGTATTTTGAGGATACCTGGGCCATGCAGTATGTCagaagtaaactaaaaaaaaaaaaagaaaagtcaccTGTTTCCAGGCTACCTGGGCCTTGCAGTATGTCAGAAACGagctaaaaatgaaagaagaaagtctCTCTTTTTTGGGCTACCTGGGCCATGCAGTATGTCAGAAgtgaactgacaaaaaaaaacagaagaaaaaaggaCCCTTTTTTGAAGTCCTGCACGGCCGCCATCCACCAGTTGTTTGTCAGCCCCGCTGTTATGGTTGGCAAACAAGACCATTGCAGTGGAAGATGGTTTGTTTGCGCGTCGTTTGTTCTTTCGATTGTGGTTTGGGCCGTGGTTTGTTGACGTAGGggcccccccctccctcctaaAATCCCACCACCCTCCCTTGTGTGTTGATTTTGAAAGGCTCTGCCAATACGCAGCCAAATATTTTGCTTGTAATACGAGGGATTTGTGGTCGccagattttcagttttttttttttttttactatttttattttggctgtGTTCgttcatgttatatattttaactttatttcaacTTTAAGAGGTTGGAGGCTGGACCTTTTTATTCAttgttctcttttgttttatatggTCATGCACTTCTAAAATATTATTGGTAATTGTCTCAGTTAGGTAGTCATgaggtataaaatatatacagcatatatataaatatgtgtgtgtgtgtgtatacatcagagagagagagagagagagagagagagagagagagagagagagagagagagagtctcccttCGGACCACGACGGAAATGACAAGAAGTCAGTGAAAACAAATCTGTCAAGAAAGAGgacataaagaaaatgaaatgtgcctctgagagagagagagagagagagagagagagagagagagagagagagagagttcaagcaAACAAGTCTCCAGGCATCGCCAGGAAGACGGACAGGGTGTCAGACTCATGATAAAGGAAGCAGAAGGGTGCAGAGTGCGATAAAGTTGGGGTAGCCATTATTGGCAAAGAACCTCAGGAAGCGTCCTATAGACAAGGGCAGTGGGGGGGAGacgctaaggagagagagagagagagagagagagagagagagagagagagatagtgttaTACTTGTCAGAAGGAAAAGGCAACAAGACGAACAACACCGGTAAGAAATGACAGGGAACTGGGATTGGTGTATAGGGGAACATCACCCCCCTGAGTATGTGGAAGAACAAcagcaagagaaaaagaaacgacAATAATTGGGGGTTTGTTGCGCAAATTCTGGTTGACTCGGATAGAAAAGTAACTTCAAAAACAACCATGGTGTCTGCCAAGGATATaaaaacaaccttaaaaacaaaataattagggTTTTCTTGTAGAAATGGTGGCCGATTAGGATAGAAAAACAACATTGAAATTAACAACAATCAGGGTTTTCTTGTGCAGACGTTGTCTGTCGAGaatagaaaaacaacagcaaaaacagaaacGAACACCAATAATTATGGCGGTCTCGAACAATAACtggatataaaaacaacagtaaaataaaaaaaacaaacgccAATAATTAGGTTTTCTGTACAAACTCTGGGTGACAGCGGTAGAAAAACAactgtaaacaacaacaacaaaaaaaagaaattaaaatgacgaaAACAGGAATTAAAATGACGAAGAACAGATGGGAAAAAAGATAGATAAGATAAAGGCAGAGAACGTGAAATACAAGCCAATTAAGGAAATTGTAGGAATAAGGCAAATATAAGGAATAGACTGCAAAGGaaggaacggaggaactgaaggggaaaaagatatataaatataaggtagaagataaatgaaataaaatatttgaatgagcAAATATATAGAGAAAACTGCAAGGGAAGGCCGCAAGCAGTAGAAAAGTATTTAAGGCAAAAATTCTTGCATATTAAAATCTCAGATACAGGaaacaccacttttttttttaatgtgaaaagcGGTATTTTAATGCATCACTAATATTCGTATCTTGAAGGTTTTTTCTGATGTTTGATATTTTTAGGTTAATTGATTCTTAATTAATTATGTTAAGtttgaaaagaatgttttaaaaataagaaaaactattgaATGTTGTCATATATTTCTTCGTTGTTTCATGAAGTTTTTGGTGTTATAGAAGCCACATGGTagtgttattttgtttgtttgtttgtgtatgtgtgtttgtgtgtgtgtgtgtgagagagagagagagagagagagagagagagagagagagagagagagagagagagagatgtcatttgTTTCACATAATATTTGGTATTATGGAGCCACATACAGAatccttttgtttgtgtgtgtttgtgtgtgtgagagagagagaaagagaaaaaatatttgtcatttgttttatataatgtttagAATTAAGGAGCCACAtgatattattttgtgtgtgtgtgtgtgtgtgtgtgtgtgtaatgtgtaagagagagagagagagaaatatttatttgtttcacatAATGTCTGATATTACGGAGATACGTGGTggtattattttgtttgtgtgtgtgtatgtgtgtgtgtgtgtgtgtgtgagagagagagagagagagagagataaagagagagaatcccaTCAAGAAAAAGAACCTCGACGAAAGGATAAAAGGGCAATGTAATACAAAAGTGATGGGAGAGCTGAAATGAAAATACGGCAGTTTCACGCCCATTCAATATATACCGACGCCAGGTAATACCACCATGCCATCACCCCCAATACCCTCTTTACTGCAGAGCCGTTGCATtgtgttcctgagagagagagagagagagagagagagagagagagagagagagagagagcgccagccCCAACCCAAAGGCAGGGTAGCGAAGACGCGCTTAAACATATTCATCGCGGCCGTTGATGAATTGTGTTGCGGGAAGAGGACacacgacggagagagagagagagagagagagagagagagagagagagagagagagagagagacggaaaggaATGTCTGTGCGCGTTAAACACGGTGATAGCGGTTAGCTACATGCATTAATTAGAGGCAGTTGTGCACATGACATCTGGATGGCCAGAGGGCTTAAAGCGAGTCTGGGACGCGTCGCCatgattctcctcctcctcctccccttcctcctccacctcctcctcctcctcctcctcctcctcctcctcctctatctcctCCATGCTTGCATCTTTGTTTCCTCATTTTATTCCTTCATGTCATGACACTCCTTTGTTtcttatcgctctctctctctctctctctctctctcttcttcttcttcttcttcttcttcttccttcagtccTCGCCTCTCTTTCCATCCTTCCATCCTtagcctcctcccctcctcctcgtcctcctcctcttcatccctttcttcttcttcctcttccatctccttgtcttcctcctcctcctcctcctcctcctcctcctcctcttcctctcctcctcctcctcctcctcctccttcacgcCTCTCCTGGCTCCCATATCCTCATCTTCCTTCATCTACTCCTGCATTTCACTCCTCTCCATTCTTTCCATCCTtccattctcctccttctcctcctccccctcctccattccTCTCTTCACCTGCTCCCGCATATCATCTTCATGCTCCCCGTCAGCGCCTTCTACGAGAAGCAGTTTCACGAAGGGCGTAATGGGAGGACGAGACGGGAAACGGAATTAAGAAGACCTGATAATGGGCTAGGATTAAGAGGGGACGGATAAATGCTGACAGGCATAAGAGGAGAGAAACGGTTGTGGTGGTTGCATTCCACGCAACTAAAATGTTttcggttgtgtgtgtgtttttttttattaagcgtATTATCATCTGTATGATCTGGTTGCTAAGGAAATGGAGCGGGAAGTGTTTGgggtttttgtgtgtatatatatatatatatatatatatatatatatatatatatatatatatatatatatatatatatatatatatatatatatatatatatatatattatatatatataatcagaaagctacaaacgtcctttaatatccaattcatctgcaatatattttcatatatgttaccgaagggaattttagttgataataagtccacccgtccgttggtcagaccagcgacggacgaggaatggACCACAGTGACACACACTCaaccactgtagtcctgattcctcgtccgtgttatcaactaaaaaaatccccttcggtaacatatatgaaaatatattggtagtcctgattcctcgtccgtcgctggttcgaccccacgggacggtggacttattatcaactaaaattccccttcggtaacatatatgaaaatatattatccgaggtagtgaattggatattaaaggacgtttgtagctttctgattgtatatgaatcacggtgatgtgataaatagtatatatatatatatatatatatatatatatatatatatatatatatatatatatatatatatatatatatatatatatattatatatatgtatatatattatatatatatatatatatatatatatattatatatgtatatgtgtgtgtgtaatatagatATTACAGGTATTATAATACTCTTCCGATACTCtccttattatatttatttgttatttgtgtatCTAATTCCTTGTTGTACTTCATATTACGTCTTGTAAGAAAGATAcgcacgcaacacacacacatatatatacagtatatatatacacatacatatagagatagatagatagatagacatatgtgtgtttgtgtgtatatgtgtgtgtgcatgcgtgtatgtgtgaCTGTGTACGCTTGCGCATTGCACTTTCTTACTTCAAGCAAGGGTGATTCCCAGTAAATTTCCTTTATTCCTATAAACGCAATCTTCCAGTAGCTGACTCATTCTCCTTATGGCTGCCGACTCAATGTTAATAATTTAGTGTTGTCCTATTCATAATTACCCAGTACGTTGGATAGTGTTTAAGTAATGTTAATCACAATGTTAATCGTAATCAGTATAAATGCTGCTTTAAATCATCATTTTATACCAGCAAGGAAacgcaagataaaataaaaagggccaCGAACAATTATCCATTAGTCAGAAGCAAAAGGGGTTTGGTCAAACCTTCTGATTTAAGCCTTAAGCTTTAATTAGTTATTGGGGAAAAGTGGTTCCTACGggactctatttttttttttatcctgcgtTAATTGCCATAGGATTTCATTGAGCGCATCCTATGTTCCTCGCCATTAATTATCGGAATTTTGAATTAAAACCTCCTTCGCTCTCTGTTTTTCCCCTGCAGGTATGTAAGTC
This Macrobrachium rosenbergii isolate ZJJX-2024 chromosome 42, ASM4041242v1, whole genome shotgun sequence DNA region includes the following protein-coding sequences:
- the LOC136827778 gene encoding uncharacterized protein, coding for MRGKILRSLPPPPPPPPPPPPPPPPPPPPPPPPLPSRGPRSLLGAAKSKIVRFSSQGLQQQMTEGTHQKFSHSLSTHDGQVEVEGGGEREGDFSSFVKGKGLLPSSSSSSSSSLSSSSSSISLSSSSSSSSSSSSSSSPPPPPPPPSRLSWLPYPHLPSSTPAFHSSPFFPSFHSPPSPPPPPPFLSSPAPAYHLHAPRQRLLREAVSRRA